The following DNA comes from Desulfatiglans anilini DSM 4660.
TTTCGATGATGCCGTAGGCCACTGAAAGACCCAATCCGACGCCCTTCCCTTTAGTCTTGGTGGTGAAGAAGGGTTCGAACAGGCGCGGGAGGTTTTCTTTGGGGATGCCGGGGCCGTTGTCCTCGAATGTAATGAAGACCTGGCCGGCTTCTTTGACGTCGCCGGTCCTGATCGTCAGCGTGCCGCCGGGCATTGCCTCCATGGCCTCGGCGGCGTTGGAAATGAGGTTCATAAAGATCTGCTGGAGGTGATCCTCCGAGCCCATGACCTCGGGAAGCCCGGGATCGAGGTCGGTAACGACGCTCACATTGTGTATCTTGAGGAGATTCGAGTTCAGGAACAAGGTCTTCTGCACCAGCCGGTTGAGATCGACGAGTTTCAATTCAATTTTCGACTGTCTGGAGAACGTGAGCAGGTTGGAGACGATCCTGCTGATCCGCCGGGTTTCCGTCTCCATGAGGTCCAGGTAGCGGGCGAATTTCTGCAGGTCCTCGGTTGTCAGGCGCCCCTCCTGGCTGATGCGTTTCATGAGCAGGATCAGGTTGAGAATGCCGGCTATGGGATTGTTGATTTCGTGGACGACGGAAGCGGACAGCTTTCCCAAGGAGGCCATTTTGTCCTGATGAAGGAGTTTGGCGTGCGTTTCTTCAAGGGCTTTCGTCCGCTCCTCGACCATCCTCTCCAGGCGCTGGGTGATGCGCTCTTCCTCGCGTTTCCGGTCGGTGATGTCGCGGCTGACTTCGATGAATTTCGATATTCGGCCGTTGTCCTCGAAGAT
Coding sequences within:
- a CDS encoding ATP-binding protein, giving the protein MVEHPPSLLNIGIVGGGKLAREVLEKTTSSYSQEDVKARYVAVVDPDPESPAVLFAKSIGLSVLEDYHALYDPSLDIHLILVLCRDEKVTDDVLKHSPDHIRIMTRAVFMMFWAATRLEEAKWRDRSLDMETILNGIQDFILVITPDRKIVEVNEAFLTKMGYTREQVVGHSCHEVFQKGNQPCNEGIIFCPMNEAIRNREPSQQVVTRIDSDGQPIYTEVTMFPIFEDNGRISKFIEVSRDITDRKREEERITQRLERMVEERTKALEETHAKLLHQDKMASLGKLSASVVHEINNPIAGILNLILLMKRISQEGRLTTEDLQKFARYLDLMETETRRISRIVSNLLTFSRQSKIELKLVDLNRLVQKTLFLNSNLLKIHNVSVVTDLDPGLPEVMGSEDHLQQIFMNLISNAAEAMEAMPGGTLTIRTGDVKEAGQVFITFEDNGPGIPKENLPRLFEPFFTTKTKGKGVGLGLSVAYGIIENHGGTIEVQSEPDKGTTFLVKLPVNREASQGA